The Benincasa hispida cultivar B227 chromosome 11, ASM972705v1, whole genome shotgun sequence genome has a segment encoding these proteins:
- the LOC120090861 gene encoding LOW QUALITY PROTEIN: cytochrome P450-like (The sequence of the model RefSeq protein was modified relative to this genomic sequence to represent the inferred CDS: deleted 1 base in 1 codon), which translates to MVLEIFRYTIPSWYKVKRFFNLGSERKLKKSISMAHKFADEIIRSRIKEKTTQDKDEDLLSRFMANKDNYSPKFLRDIIISFILAGRDTTSSALTWFFWILSTRPDIEQKILTELETIRSRTHKKIGDMYSFDELQDMHYLQAALSETLRLYPPVPIDSKDCQRDDILPDGTFIGKNWFIMYHAYAMGRMESIWGKNCEEFLPERWLKNGVCRIESPFRFPIFHAGPRMCLGKDMAYIQIKSIVAAVIEKFAVKMVENKTPKHLLSLTLRMENGLQVMVKKRPIYYVI; encoded by the exons ATGGTCTTAGAGAT ATTCAGGTATACTATCCCTAGTTGGTACAAAGTCAAGAGATTTTTCAACTTGGGATCCGAAAGAAAG CTAAAAAAATCCATATCAATGGCTCACAAATTTGCAGATGAAATCATACGCTCAAGAATTAAAGAGAAAACAACCCAAGATAAGGATGAAGATTTATTGTCACGATTCATGGCAAACAAAGATAATTATTCCCCAAAATTCCTTCGAGACATAATCATAAGTTTCATTCTTGCCGGTCGAGACACCACTTCTTCAGCTCTAACATGGTTCTTTTGGATCTTATCCACTCGACCAGATATTGAACAAAAAATCCTTACAGAGCTCGAAACAATCCGATCAAGAACACATAAGAAAATTGGGGATATGTATAGTTTCGACGAACTCCAAGATATGCACTATCTTCAAGCAGCATTGTCTGAGACTCTTCGACTATACCCGCCGGTGCCGATTGACTCAAAAGATTGTCAACGTGACGATATCTTACCGGATGGGACATTTATCGGGAAGAATTGGTTTATAATGTACCATGCATATGCAATGGGAAGAATGGAGAGTATATGGGGGAAGAATTGCGAGGAATTTTTGCCAGAAAGGTGGCTGAAAAATGGGGTTTGTAGAATTGAGAGTCCATTTCGTTTTCCTATATTTCATGCAGGGCCAAGGATGTGTCTTGGGAAAGATATGGCTTATATTCAGATCAAGTCCATAGTTGCCGCTGTGATTGAGAAATTTGCAGTGAAAATGGTGGAAAACAAGACTCCAAAACATTTGTTATCATTGACATTGAGGATGGAGAATGGGTTGCAAGTGATGGTAAAAAAGAGGCCAATATATTATGTAATTTAG
- the LOC120091587 gene encoding LOW QUALITY PROTEIN: cytochrome P450 94A1-like (The sequence of the model RefSeq protein was modified relative to this genomic sequence to represent the inferred CDS: inserted 1 base in 1 codon; deleted 1 base in 1 codon) — MNVEWPIHQNTQLIKLTPKPKINSVSSLFPPMDISIPATLFLTFLISLFLFLYFFISTKKSRSHEGFRNYPIVGALPLFLLNRHRFLVWTTEVLRNCKTNTAVIRRPGVVCGVMTANPLVVEHILKTQFENYPKGERLVSILEDFMGSGIFNSDGQIWRFQRKIASYEFNTKSLRNFVMENVKVEIQRKLIPVLEKAASSSETECVLDLQDVWERFTFDNICKLSFNFDSGCLGGDDNAGADFMRAFENAATLTSGRFRYTIPSWYKVKRFFNLGSERSLKNTISMVHKFADEIICSRIKEXNNQDKDEDLLSRFMANKEQYSPKFLRDIIISFILAGRDTTSSALTWFFWILSTRPDIEQKILTELETIRSRTHKKIGDMYSFDELQDMHYLQAALSETLRLYPPVPIDSKDCQRDDILPDGTFIGKNWFIMYHAYAMGRMESIWGKNCEEFLPERWLKNGVCRIESPFRFPIFHAGPRMCLGKDMAYIQIKSIVAAVIEKFAVKMVENKTPKHLLSLTLRMENGLQVMVKKRPIYYVI, encoded by the exons ATGAATGTTGAATGGCCTATTCATCAAAAtacacaattaattaaattaactccAAAACCCAAAATAAACTCTGTTTCTTCACTGTTCCCTCCGATGGATATCTCTATTCCGGCGACTTTGTTCCTCACTTTCCTCatctctcttttccttttcctttactTCTTTATTTCAACTAAGAAATCTCGAAGCCATGAAGGTTTTAGAAACTACCCCATCGTCGGAGCCTTACCCCTGTTTTTACTGAACCGCCATCGTTTCCTTGTCTGGACGACGGAGGTCCTCCGCAACTGCAAGACGAACACGGCAGTGATCCGACGGCCAGGGGTCGTCTGCGGCGTCATGACGGCAAACCCACTTGTGGTGGAGCACATTCTGAAGACCCAATTTGAGAATTATCCAAAAGGGGAACGTCTCGTTTCGATTTTGGAGGATTTTATGGGGAGTGGGATTTTCAATTCCGACGGCCAAATTTGGAGATTTCAAAGGAAAATAGCGAGTTATGAGTTCAATACCAAGTCGCTGAGGAATTTCGTTATGGAGAATGTTAAAGTTGAGATACAGAGGAAGCTGATTCCTGTTTTGGAGAAGGCGGCTTCCTCGTCGGAAACAGAGTGTGTTTTGGATTTGCAGGATGTTTGGGAGCGATTTACGTTTGATAATATTTGTAAATTGTCTTTCAATTTTGATTCCGGTTGTCTCGGCGGCGATGATAACGCCGGCGCCGACTTTATGCGCGCTTTTGAGAACGCCGCCACCCTTACATCCGGCAG ATTCAGGTATACTATTCCTAGTTGGTACAAAGTCAAGAGATTTTTCAACTTGGGATCCGAAAGAAGCCTAAAAAATACCATATCAATGGTTCACAAATTTGCAGATGAAATCATATGCTCAAGAATTAAAG AAAACAACCAAGATAAGGATGAAGATTTATTGTCACGATTCATGGCAAACAAAGAACAA TATTCCCCAAAATTCCTTCGAGACATAATCATAAGTTTCATTCTTGCCGGTCGAGACACCACTTCTTCAGCTCTAACATGGTTCTTTTGGATCTTATCCACTCGACCAGATATTGAACAAAAAATCCTTACAGAGCTCGAAACAATCCGATCAAGAACACATAAGAAAATTGGGGATATGTATAGTTTTGACGAACTCCAAGATATGCACTATCTTCAAGCAGCATTGTCTGAGACTCTTCGACTATACCCGCCGGTGCCGATTGACTCAAAAGATTGTCAACGTGACGATATCTTACCGGATGGGACATTTATCGGGAAGAATTGGTTTATAATGTACCATGCATATGCAATGGGAAGAATGGAGAGTATATGGGGGAAGAATTGCGAGGAATTTTTGCCAGAAAGGTGGCTGAAAAATGGGGTTTGTAGAATTGAGAGTCCATTTCGTTTTCCTATATTTCATGCAGGGCCAAGGATGTGTCTTGGGAAAGATATGGCTTATATTCAGATCAAGTCCATAGTTGCCGCTGTGATTGAGAAATTTGCAGTGAAAATGGTGGAAAACAAGACTCCAAAACATTTGTTATCATTGACATTGAGGATGGAGAATGGGTTGCAAGTGATGGTAAAAAAGAGGCCAATATATTATGTAATTTAG